From Mucilaginibacter rubeus, a single genomic window includes:
- a CDS encoding TonB-dependent receptor → MKKIVLLLMFFALIVGHNAYAQKRTVTGVVTSADDKAPLPGVSVTVKGLNEGAVTKADGSFSIVIRNGKYLVFSFVGFESQEVEIDGIKQFQISLKPSKNNALNEVQIVGSRNANRTKLNSPVAVDVIDVKPLLESAPQVSVTQILQYISPSFHSVNGSNAGDAGSALSLAQLRGLGPDQVLVLVNGKRRHKSSNVNYGGLGNGSTGYDLNAIPTGAIDRIEILRDGAAAQYGSDAIAGVINIVLKKKTDDFAVNTSGSVRRRGDGAVTRSSANYGVGIGNNGGYVNVTTEYATQAISLPAGRKDAGLYNGPIYGGGANTRGYDAIYTKDIDDAILASRGIDRHFFDQRASGSNAGQDALLFFNAGLPLKNSTELYAFGGISSRNSQFTATYRLPGWTSRNNNFIYPDGFLPAMENNIVDESIAVGIRGKVGDWNVDFSNVYGKNIFGNRVDNSLNASLGLKSPTSFDAGSYNASQNTTALDFTRYFDKVLKGLNVAFGAQHRVEGFQIIAGEEASYSKADQRTIVDIDTTAGGIPYLSNAGVTSLNGLSAGSQIHLGFRPENAVNVSRSVTAGYADVELNVTKQWLVSGAGRAEYFSDFGNVFTWKAATRYSFARWLSIRGSANTGFRAPDLAQSYYTSVSTTFQQGRGVDILTASNQSAAARALGIPKLSPEKSKGYTLGLTSAPGSNVELTVDAYLINIDNRVGNTGNFTATDTNLPTDVKNLFQQTGAAQANFFYNEFSTRTKGIEFTGSYKLLLDRGNINFLFGGNFEKNEVTKVNTPKGLEKYKNVILSPGERARVTTNIPAQKVNLQGIYSLDKFTFLARTVYFGKVTTATLLSASDPLNPVYFYQNLKPIWVTDLSVGYKFTSRIQGTAGVNNVFNVLGDYTDPSIAGLRNPTVVGIQNGSAGIQPFIKLSAHL, encoded by the coding sequence ATGAAGAAAATTGTACTCTTGCTTATGTTCTTCGCCCTTATTGTGGGGCACAACGCATATGCACAAAAACGAACGGTAACCGGGGTTGTAACCTCTGCCGATGATAAAGCGCCATTGCCCGGCGTATCTGTAACAGTAAAAGGATTAAATGAAGGTGCAGTAACCAAGGCAGATGGTAGCTTCAGTATCGTGATCCGTAACGGTAAATACCTGGTGTTTTCGTTTGTAGGTTTTGAAAGCCAGGAAGTGGAAATTGATGGTATCAAGCAATTTCAGATCAGCTTGAAGCCATCAAAAAATAACGCGCTGAATGAAGTGCAGATTGTTGGATCGCGCAATGCCAATCGCACCAAGCTCAACTCGCCGGTAGCGGTGGATGTTATTGATGTTAAGCCGCTATTGGAATCCGCCCCGCAGGTTAGCGTAACCCAGATACTCCAATACATTTCGCCATCTTTCCACTCGGTTAATGGCAGTAATGCAGGTGATGCCGGTTCGGCATTAAGCCTGGCCCAACTCCGGGGCTTGGGGCCCGACCAGGTTTTGGTGTTGGTGAACGGAAAACGCAGGCATAAAAGCTCCAACGTTAATTACGGCGGTTTGGGTAACGGATCAACCGGTTATGATCTCAACGCTATTCCTACAGGTGCTATCGACCGGATAGAAATTTTGAGGGACGGTGCCGCGGCTCAATATGGTTCGGATGCTATCGCTGGGGTGATCAATATCGTATTAAAGAAAAAAACGGACGATTTTGCGGTTAATACTTCTGGAAGTGTACGCAGGCGTGGAGATGGAGCGGTTACCCGTTCCAGTGCTAATTACGGTGTTGGTATAGGAAACAATGGCGGTTACGTAAATGTGACCACCGAATACGCTACACAAGCCATTTCTTTACCGGCTGGCCGAAAAGATGCAGGCTTATATAATGGCCCTATTTACGGAGGTGGAGCAAATACACGTGGTTATGATGCGATATACACCAAAGATATTGACGACGCTATTTTAGCAAGTCGTGGCATCGACCGCCATTTTTTTGATCAGCGTGCCAGTGGTTCCAATGCCGGGCAGGACGCTTTGCTGTTTTTCAATGCCGGTTTACCTCTAAAAAACTCGACCGAGCTGTATGCCTTTGGCGGTATCAGCAGCCGTAATTCACAATTTACGGCTACCTACCGATTACCCGGCTGGACATCACGTAACAATAACTTCATTTATCCTGATGGTTTTTTACCGGCAATGGAAAATAATATAGTTGATGAATCGATAGCCGTAGGAATCAGGGGTAAAGTTGGCGACTGGAACGTAGATTTCTCAAACGTGTATGGAAAAAATATATTCGGTAACCGGGTTGATAATTCGCTTAACGCAAGTCTCGGTTTAAAAAGCCCAACCAGTTTTGATGCAGGTAGTTACAATGCCAGTCAAAACACAACAGCGCTTGACTTTACCCGTTATTTTGACAAGGTATTAAAAGGCTTAAACGTAGCTTTTGGCGCCCAGCATCGTGTAGAAGGTTTCCAGATTATTGCAGGTGAAGAAGCCTCTTATTCCAAAGCAGATCAGCGTACCATTGTTGATATTGACACAACCGCAGGCGGAATACCATACCTATCCAATGCGGGTGTAACATCCCTGAACGGTCTTTCCGCTGGCTCGCAGATCCATTTGGGTTTCAGGCCGGAGAATGCGGTTAACGTTAGCCGTTCGGTAACTGCAGGTTATGCTGATGTGGAATTGAATGTTACTAAGCAGTGGCTTGTTTCCGGTGCCGGCCGTGCCGAGTATTTTTCGGATTTTGGTAATGTGTTTACCTGGAAAGCGGCTACCCGCTACAGTTTCGCCAGATGGTTAAGTATCAGAGGATCGGCGAATACAGGTTTCCGTGCGCCGGATTTGGCACAATCTTATTATACCTCGGTATCCACAACGTTCCAGCAGGGCAGGGGCGTTGACATCCTTACGGCATCCAATCAAAGCGCAGCGGCAAGGGCATTGGGAATACCTAAGTTATCGCCCGAAAAATCAAAAGGATATACTTTGGGCTTAACCTCGGCCCCGGGCAGCAATGTGGAATTAACGGTTGATGCATACCTGATCAATATTGATAACAGGGTAGGCAATACAGGCAACTTTACGGCGACAGACACCAACCTGCCTACGGATGTTAAAAATTTGTTCCAGCAAACCGGTGCTGCCCAGGCCAACTTTTTTTACAATGAATTCAGTACCCGCACAAAAGGCATCGAGTTTACAGGCAGCTACAAACTGCTATTGGACAGGGGGAATATCAACTTCCTGTTTGGCGGCAACTTTGAAAAAAATGAGGTGACCAAAGTTAATACACCTAAAGGTCTTGAAAAATATAAAAACGTGATCCTGAGCCCCGGCGAAAGGGCGAGGGTAACCACCAATATCCCAGCGCAGAAAGTAAATCTGCAGGGCATTTACAGTTTAGATAAATTCACTTTCCTTGCCCGTACGGTATACTTCGGCAAGGTAACTACGGCAACGCTGCTTAGCGCCTCAGATCCGCTTAACCCGGTTTACTTTTATCAAAACCTGAAACCTATCTGGGTAACCGACCTGTCGGTTGGGTATAAGTTTACCAGCCGCATCCAGGGTACGGCAGGTGTTAATAACGTATTTAACGTTTTGGGCGATTATACCGATCCATCTATTGCCGGTTTACGCAATCCTACGGTTGTAGGTATCCAGAACGGCAGCGCCGGTATCCAGCCGTTTATCAAACTATCAGCTCATTTATAA